A region from the Triticum aestivum cultivar Chinese Spring chromosome 3D, IWGSC CS RefSeq v2.1, whole genome shotgun sequence genome encodes:
- the LOC123075946 gene encoding anthocyanidin 5,3-O-glucosyltransferase-like, with the protein MKQTVVLYPGAGVGHVRPMTELANVFLKHGYDVTMVLVEEPLKLSDSGTTVIERTAASNPSISFHVLPSIHAQDFAASGKHPFLLMLELLHYYNEQFEAFLRAIDRKSLHSVVLDMFCIDATDVCMNLGVPVYTFFAGSASCLSALTQLPTLIAGRQTGLKELGDTPLDFVGVPPMPASHLIKELLEHPEDEMCKAMMNIWKRNTETMGVLLNTFESLESRAVQSLRGPLCVPERILPPIYCVGPLVGKGAKDVEKVERNECLEWLDMQPDRSVVFFCLGSKGTLSTEQLKVMAIGFERSGQRFLWSVRMPAGSDSPEKYLEGCPEPELDALLPQGFLQRTNGRGLVIKSWAPQMDVLGHRATGAFVTHCGWNSVLEAIVAGVPMLCLPLEGEQRMNKVSMTEGMGVAVELEGYMTGFVKAGEVEAKVRLVIEGEEGRHLRARVAALREEAKAALEEGGPSRVAFAHFLLDVDNLGKQLGD; encoded by the coding sequence ATGAAGCAGACCGTGGTCCTGTACCCCGGTGCCGGCGTCGGTCACGTTCGCCCCATGACAGAGCTCGCCAACGTCTTTCTCAAGCACGGCTACGACGTCACCATGGTGCTCGTCGAGGAGCCCCTTAAGTTGTCAGACTCCGGCACCACCGTCATAGAGCGCACCGCTGCCTCTAACCCGTCCATCTCCTTCCATGTCCTCCCGTCCATCCATGCTCAAGACTTTGCCGCCTCCGGCAAGCACCCTTTCTTACTCATGCTCGAGCTCTTGCACTATTACAACGAGCAGTTCGAAGCATTCCTCCGCGCCATCGACCGGAAAAGCTTGCACTCTGTTGTCCTCGACATGTTCTGCATTGACGCCACCGACGTTTGCATGAATCTCGGCGTCCCTGTCTACACGTTCTTCGCAGGGAGCGCCTCGTGCCTGTCAGCTCTAACCCAGCTCCCGACACTGATTGCCGGCAGGCAGACAGGCTTGAAGGAACTCGGGGACACGCCGCTCGATTTCGTCGGCGTTCCGCCGATGCCAGCGTCTCATCTCATCAAGGAACTGCTGGAGCACCCCGAAGATGAGATGTGCAAGGCCATGATGAACATCTGGAAGCGCAATACGGAGACCATGGGCGTTCTCCTCAACACGTTCGAGTCGTTGGAGAGTCGGGCGGTGCAGTCTCTGAGGGGCCCGCTCTGCGTTCCCGAAAggatcctgcctccgatctactGCGTCGGTCCATTGGTCGGCAAGGGCGCCAAGGATGTGGAAAAAGTAGAGAGGAACGAATGCCTCGAGTGGCTCGACATGCAGCCCGACCGCAGTGTCGTGTTCTTCTGTTTGGGGAGCAAGGGCACGCTCTCGACAGAGCAGCTGAAGGTGATGGCCATTGGCTTTGAGAGGTCAGGGCAGCGGTTCCTATGGTCCGTGCGCATGCCTGCGGGAAGCGACAGCCCAGAAAAATACTTGGAAGGCTGCCCTGAGCCGGAACTTGACGCGCTCCTGCCTCAAGGGTTCTTACAGCGGACCAATGGCAGGGGTCTGGTCATCAAGTCGTGGGCACCGCAGATGGACGTGCTCGGCCACAGGGCAACTGGCGCGTTCGTGACACACTGCGGATGGAACTCGGTACTGGAGGCCATTGTGGCTGGGGTGCCGATGTTGTGTCTGCCGCTGGAAGGAGAGCAAAGGATGAACAAGGTGTCTATGACAGAAGGCATGGGCGTCGCTGTGGAGCTGGAGGGATACATGACAGGTTTTGTGAAAGCAGGCGAGGTGGAGGCCAAGGTGCGGCTCGTGATTGAGGGTGAGGAAGGGAGGCATCTCAGGGCCCGGGTAGCTGCTCTCAGGGAAGAGGCCAAGGCGGCCCTGGAGGAAGGTGGCCCGTCGCGGGTGGCGTTTGCCCACTTTCTGTTGGATGTTGATAATCTTGGAAAGCAACTCGGCGATTGA